Proteins encoded within one genomic window of Camelina sativa cultivar DH55 chromosome 19, Cs, whole genome shotgun sequence:
- the LOC104767682 gene encoding protein NDR1-like yields the protein MVDREEELGKKCCSCFFKFIFIVGLSCLAIWLYLRAGKPKCSVQNFYVPALNKTLNSRDNTTLSFMVRCDNPNKVLGIYYDDVHLTFFTTNTMTKTNSSTLVFVGNYTVPKFYQGHKKKARKWGQVLPLNNQTVLRAVLPNGSALFRLDLKTRVRFRSVFWKSKSRGINVGADVEVNGDGVIAQKKGVQMKKSILTKYNMTDEGIDVSADDLGGGVDDRKKGTKTMKSDSSFPLSRSSFLICVLMNLLVFVTIR from the coding sequence atggtggATCGAGAAGAAGAACTTGGAAAAAAATGTTGTAGCTGCTTCTTCAAGTTCATCTTCATAGTTGGTCTCTCTTGTCTCGCCATATGGCTCTATCTCCGTGCCGGCAAACCCAAATGCTCAGTCCAAAACTTTTACGTTCCCGCCCTCAACAAAACTCTGAACTCACGTGACAATACCACTCTCAGCTTCATGGTTCGTTGTGACAATCCAAACAAAGTCCTAGGAATCTACTACGACGATGTCCACCTTACCTTCTTCACCACCAACACGATGACCAAGACCAATTCCTCTACTCTTGTCTTTGTTGGTAACTACACAGTGCCGAAGTTCTACCAAGGGCACAAGAAGAAGGCCAGGAAGTGGGGTCAAGTATTGCCTTTGAACAACCAGACGGTTCTACGAGCGGTTTTGCCTAATGGGTCGGCACTTTTCAGGTTGGATCTGAAGACTCGAGTGAGATTCAGGAGTGTGTTTTGGAAATCTAAGAGCCGTGGGATTAATGTGGGTGCTGATGTCGAAGTCAACGGTGATGGAGTTATAGCTCAAAAGAAAGGGGTTCAAATGAAGAAATCTATTTTGACAAAGTACAATATGACTGACGAAGGGATTGATGTTAGTGCTGATGATCTTGGTGGTGGAGTCGATGATCGTAAGAAAGGGACTAAAACGATGAAATCTGATTCTTCTTTTCCATTATCAAGAAGCTCTTTCCTGATTTGTGTTTTGATGAATTTGCTAGTCTTCGTTACCATTCGTTAA
- the LOC104765948 gene encoding protein NDR1-like: MDQDTERGRSCCGCCLSFIFTAGLTSLFLWLSLRADKPKCSIQNFYVPALNKTLNSRVNTTLNFMVRCDNPNRDQGVYYDDVRLTLSTATTNKTNSSAPPLFVGNYTVPKFYQGHKKKAKKWGQVSPLNNQTVLRAVFPNGSAVFRLDLKTQVRFRIMFWKTKRYGIDVGADVEVNGDGVKAHKKGIKMRKSDSSFPLSRSSFPICVLMNLLVFFAIR; the protein is encoded by the exons atggatcaagACACAGAACGTGGAAGAAGCTGTTGTGGTTGCTGCTTGAGCTTCATCTTCACAGCTG GTCTCACCTCTCTCTTCTTATGGCTCAGCCTCCGTGCCGACAAACCCAAATGCTCAATCCAAAACTTTTACGTTCCTGCCCTCAACAAAACCCTGAATTCACGAGTCAATACCACTCTCAACTTCATGGTTCGTTGTGACAATCCAAACAGAGACCAAGGAGTCTACTACGACGATGTACGCCTTACCTTATCCACCGCCACCACGAACAAGACCAATtcctctgctcctcctctcttTGTTGGTAACTACACAGTGCCTAAGTTCTATCAAGGACACAAGAAGAAGGCCAAGAAGTGGGGTCAAGTTTCGCCTTTGAACAACCAGACGGTTTTACGAGCGGTTTTTCCTAATGGATCGGCGGTTTTCAGGTTGGATCTGAAGACTCAGGTGAGATTCAGGATTATGTTTTGGAAAACCAAGAGGTACGGGATTGATGTTGGTGCTGATGTTGAAGTCAACGGTGATGGGGTTAAAGCTCATAAGAAAGGGATTAAAATGAGGAAATCTGATTCTTCTTTTCCATTATCAAGAAGCTCTTTCCCTATTTGTGTTTTGATGAATTTGCTAGTCTTCTTCGCCATTCGTTGA
- the LOC104765947 gene encoding COBRA-like protein 10, whose protein sequence is MRVIEVKTGMKIPWDIRYSLSLLVLLSSILVLCNGQDYGTPGEDGAGGAEPTPEMARCNGIFMSYNFGSREREYPHVKNVTAQSWAFKANAMIVNAGKEELKGWQMFIGFRHKELIVSATGVSPMDGDYPLDASNGTTFIGSPNTDLKTSIETAGDFTQISTNIEITGTLFGVAKGATPMPRTIKLTNDGWECPAATRKGGSMHVCCKRNPKVKNKTGPKTKFAPRRNGDLSIVYDVLQSFDSNYLAQVTIDNDNPLGRLDRWNLTFEWMRGEFINTMRGAYTHKKDPSECLYSKAGQYYSDLDFSKVMNCQKKPAISDLPPDKKDDEVVGKLPFCCKNGTLLPPLMDPSKARSMFQLQVFKLPPDLNRTALHPPQNWKIDGILNPQYKCRPPVRVDPSQFPDPSGLLAITYSIASWQVVCNITKPKAQASRCCVSFSAFYNNSAVPCNTCACGCNDIDTDTCDAHRNPLLLPPDALLVPFDNRTLKARAWAKQNHMPVPKKLPCPDNCGVSINWHVSTDYKNGWTARLTVFNWRNFAFEDWFVAMDMGKASPGYENVYSFNGTRVPPNNRTVIFQGLRDMNYLVGQVNGTNPLRDPPVPGKQQSVISFSKKNIKGLNIPGGDGFPTRLFFNGEECALPKHFPKKSSGHRRGISVFMSLVFAIVAAFALMMD, encoded by the exons aTGAGGGTTATCGAAGTTAAAACAGGGATGAAGATACCTTGGGATATACGCTATTCTCTAAGTCTATTGGTTTTGTTATCATCAATTCTTGTTCTTTGCAACGGCCAAGATTATGGAACCCCGGGCGAGGACGGAGCAGGAGGAGCTGAGCCTACGCCTGAAATGGCGCGTTGCAACGGTATTTTCATGAGCTACAACTTCGGTAGCCGCGAAAGAGAGTATCCGCACGTCAAGAACGTGACCGCGCAATCGTGGGCGTTTAAAGCGAATGCGATGATTGTAAACGCCGGTAAGGAAGAGCTAAAAGGCTGGCAAATGTTCATAGGGTTTCGTCACAAAGAGCTGATCGTTTCTGCGACCGGTGTATCTCCTATGGACGGCGATTATCCTCTGGACGCCAGCAATGGAACCACGTTCATTGGCTCGCCAAACACGGATTTGAAAACCTCCATTGAAACCGCCGGTGATTTCACTCAGATATCTACCAATATCGAGATCACTGGAACTCTTTTCGGGGTTGCAAAAGGGGCCACACCCATGCCAAGAACTATTAAGCTCACCAACGATGGTTGGGAATGCCCTGCCGCTACAAGAAAAG GAGGTAGTATGCACGTTTGTTGCAAGAGAAACCCTAAGGTCAAGAACAAGACTGGACCAAAGACAAAGTTTGCACCGAGAAGGAACGGTGATCTGAGCATAGTCTACGATGTTCTGCAATCGTTCGACAGCAACTACTTAGCCCAAGTGACCATCGACAACGATAATCCGCTCGGACGATTAGACCGTTGGAACCTAACATTTGAATGGATGCGAGGAGAGTTTATAAACACTATGCGAGGAGCTTACACTCACAAGAAAGATCCATCTGAATGCCTTTACAGCAAAGCCGGACAGTATTACAGTGACTTAGATTTCTCTAAGGTCATGAATTGTCAGAAGAAACCAGCCATTTCTGATTTGCCTCCTGacaagaaggacgatgaagtAGTGGGAAAGCTACCTTTCTGTTGCAAAAACGGAACTCTCTTACCACCTTTAATGGATCCTTCGAAAGCTCGATCGATGTTTCAGTTGCAG GTTTTCAAGTTGCCTCCTGACCTAAACAGAACAGCTCTGCACCCACCTCAGAACTGGAAAATCGACGGTATTCTCAATCCGCAGTACAAATGCAGGCCACCGGTTCGGGTCGATCCATCTCAGTTCCCGGATCCTAGCGGTCTACTGGCTATAACCTACTCAATCGCCAGCTGGCAAGTGGTCTGCAACATAACCAAACCCAAAGCACAAGCCTCAAGATGTTGTGTATCTTTCTCTGCCTTTTACAACAACTCTGCAGTTCCTTGCAACACTTGTGCTTGCGGATGCAACGACATTGATACTGACACTTGCGACGCTCACCGTAACCCTCTCCTCCTTCCTCCAGACGCCCTCCTTGTTCCGTTCGATAACCGAACCCTAAAGGCTAGAGCTTGGGCTAAACAAAACCACATGCCAGTACCAAAGAAACTTCCTTGTCCGGATAACTGCGGAGTCAGCATTAACTGGCACGTTAGCACGGATTACAAAAACGGTTGGACCGCGAGGTTAACCGTTTTCAATTGGAGAAATTTCGCGTTCGAGGATTGGTTTGTGGCGATGGATATGGGAAAAGCGAGTCCAGGATATGAAAACGTTTACTCCTTTAATGGAACACGTGTTCCACCAAACAATCGAACTGTTATCTTCCAAGGCTTGCGTGATATGAACTATCTTGTCGGTCAAGTTAACGGAACAAATCCATTAAGAGACCCTCCCGTGCCCGGAAAGCAACAATCTGttatctccttctccaagaagaACATCAAAGGACTGAATATTCCAGGAGGCGACGGTTTCCCAACTAGGCTTTTCTTCAATGGAGAAGAATGTGCGCTTCCAAAACATTTCCCGAAGAAGAGTTCAGGACATAGACGCGGTATCAGCGTCTTCATGTCCCTTGTTTTTGCAATTGTCGCGGCTTTTGCACTAATGATGGACTGA
- the LOC104767683 gene encoding uncharacterized protein LOC104767683 produces the protein MSNWSSDQEIEEMVEEEVDSLVDEIQYHDTHPTVPPAPIIRRVHINRDRYEGHTRQRRDASGRLGFSALQKCTSAIRMMAYGCAANAMDEYLRLAEMTAHKCLLHFVEGVINLFGDEYLRRPTAEDLQRLMNIGEHRGFPGMVGSIDCIHWEWKNFPTAWKGQYLRGSGKPTIVLEAVASQDLWIWHAFFGPPEGRAPRVTYVVNGRQYNMAYYLTDGIYPKWATFIQSITLPRGRKAKLFAQNQEACRKDVERAFAVLQARFAIVKNSALFWIKEK, from the exons ATGTCTAATTGGAGTTCTgatcaagaaattgaagaaatggtAGAGGAAGAGGTTGATAGTTTAGTGGATGAGATTCAATACCACGACACTCACCCGACAGTACCACCAGCTCCAATAATCCGAAGAGTGCACATTAATAGAGACCGCTATGAAGGCCACACTCG ACAAAGGCGAGATGCTTCTGGAAGGCTCGGTTTTTctgcacttcaaaaatgtacgTCAGCTATCCGTATGATGGCATACGGATGTGCGGCAAATGCGATGGATGAATATTTACGACTCGCTGAAATGACCGCCCACAAATGCCttctccattttgttgagggagTTATAAATCTGTTTGGAGACGAGTATCTCAGAAGACCTACAGCGGAAGACCTCCAACGATTGATGAATATTGGAGAACATCGTGGTTTCCCCGGAATGGTAGGGAGCATAGATTGTAtacattgggagtggaagaattttCCCACTGCGTGGAAAGGACAATATTTACGTGGATCTGGAAAACCGACAATCGTACTAGAGGCTGTGGCATcacaagatttatggatttggcacgcattttttggacCACCAG AGGGCCGAGCTCCGAGAGTTACATACGTTGTCAATGGACGACAATACAACATGGCGTACTACCTCACAGACGGTATCTATCCGAAATGGGCTACTTTCATCCAATCCATTACACTTCCACGTGGCCGAAAAGCAAAACTCTttgctcaaaatcaagaagcatgtcgtaaagatgtagagcgtgcatttGCAGTTTTGCAAGCAAGATTTGCAATCGTGAAAAATTCCGCACTTTTTTGGATAAaggaaaaatag